Proteins from one Dama dama isolate Ldn47 chromosome 12, ASM3311817v1, whole genome shotgun sequence genomic window:
- the LOC133066179 gene encoding LOW QUALITY PROTEIN: elongation factor 1-gamma-like (The sequence of the model RefSeq protein was modified relative to this genomic sequence to represent the inferred CDS: inserted 1 base in 1 codon) — protein MAAGTLYTYPENWRAFKALIAAQYSGAQVCVLSTPPHFHFGQTNRTPEFLRKFPAGKVPAFEGDDGFCVFESNAIAYYVSNEELRGSTPEAAAQVVQWVSFADSDTVPPASTWVFPTLGIMHHKQQATENAKDXVRRILGLLDAHLKTRTFLVGERVTLADITVVCTLLWLYKQVLEPSFGQAFPNTNRWFLTCINQPQFRAVLGEVKLCEKMAQFDAKKFAESQPKKDTPRKEKGSREEKPKPQVERKEGKEEKKAAAPAPEEELDECEQALAAEPKAKDPFAHLPKSNFVLDEFKRKYSNEDTLSVALPYFWDHFDKDGWSLRYSEYRFPEELTQTFMSCNLITGMFQRLDKLRKNAFASVILFGTNNSSSISGVWVFRGQELAFPLSPDWQVDYGSYTWRKLDPSSEETQTLVREYFCWEGAFQHVGKAFNQGKIFK, from the exons ATGGCGGCTGGGACCCTGTACACGTACCCTGAAAACTGGAGGGCCTTCAAGGCCCTCATTGCCGCTCAGTACAGCGGGGCTCAGGTCTGCGTGCTCTCCACACCACCCCACTTCCATTTTGGCCAAACCAACCGCACCCCCGAATTCCTCCGTAAATTTCCTGCTGGCAAGGTTCCAGCCTTTGAGGGTGACGATGGATTCTGTGTGTTCGAGAGCAACGCCATTGCCTACTATGTGAGCAACGAGGAGCTGCGGGGAAGTACTCCCGAGGCAGCAGCGCAGGTGGTGCAGTGGGTGAGCTTTGCTGATAGCGACACAGTGCCACCAGCCAGCACCTGGGTGTTCCCTACCCTGGGCATCATGCACCACAAGCAGCAGGCCACAGAGAATGCAAAGG CGGTGAGGCGAATTCTGGGGCTGCTGGATGCTCACTTGAAGACGAGGACTTTTCTGGTGGGCGAACGCGTGACGCTGGCTGACATCACAGTTGTCTGCACCCTGTTGTGGCTTTATAAACAGGTTCTGGAGCCTTCTTTCGGCCAGGCCTTCCCTAACACCAACCGCTGGTTCCTCACCTGCATTAACCAGCCCCAGTTCCGGGCTGTCTTGGGAGAGGTGAAACTCTGTGAGAAAATGGCCCAGTTTGATGCTAAAAAGTTTGCAGAGAGCCAGCCTAAAAAGGACACCCCACGGAAGGAGAAAGGTTCTCGAGAAGAGAAGCCGAAGCCCCAGGTGGAGCGGAAGGAGGGCAAAGAGGAGAAGAAGGCGGCCGCCCCTGCTCCTGAGGAGGAGCTGGATGAATGTGAGCAGGCGCTGGCTGCTGAGCCGAAGGCCAAGGATCCCTTTGCCCATCTGCCCAAGAGTAACTTTGTGTTGGATGAATTTAAGCGCAAGTACTCCAACGAGGATACGCTCTCTGTGGCGCTGCCGTACTTTTGGGATCACTTTGATAAGGATGGCTGGTCCCTGCGGTACTCTGAGTATCGCTTCCCTGAAGAGCTCACCCAGACCTTCATGAGCTGCAACCTAATCACTGGAATGTTCCAGCGATTGGACAAACTGAGGAAGAATGCCTTTGCCAGTGTCATTCTCTTTGGAACCAACAATAGCAGCTCCATTTCTGGGGTCTGGGTCTTTCGAGGCCAGGAGCTTGCTTTTCCGCTGAGTCCAGATTGGCAGGTGGACTACGGGTCATACACATGGCGGAAACTGGATCCCAGCAGCGAGGAGACCCAGACTCTGGTTCGAGAATACTTTTGCTGGGAAGGGGCCTTCCAGCATGTGGGCAAAGCCTTCAATCAGGGCAAGATCTTCAAGTGA